In the Helianthus annuus cultivar XRQ/B chromosome 11, HanXRQr2.0-SUNRISE, whole genome shotgun sequence genome, one interval contains:
- the LOC110889336 gene encoding transcription factor bHLH18, with translation MEMAQEWFSELETEGQMFMIDDEMKNLYDTIDNISVDSFSSESYTENMRLLDQSIQTQHKETKHQDKSSSNTNKSFQTPEPLVATTRPSSNAFTISFANINPKNEILKFPDSVGYEAANTTKVIATARNNTQAQDHVLAERKRREKMNQHFISLSALLPNLKKMDKASVLEDASNYIKELQDRVKELEGLQSTKRKAVQECVISMKRSRINNSDDEYSSSDETDSRESTSPCKSSPEIEVRISGSSVLVRVHCQKNISSLVNILNKMQKLGLSIISSSAMPFAKTTILITIVAQIEDDFCMTTKELVTNLQLAM, from the exons ATGGAAATGGCACAGGAATGGTTTTCAGAACTG GAAACGGAAGGTCAAATGTTCATGATTGATGATGAGATGAAGAATCTTTACGACACAATCGATAACATCAGTGTTGATTCATTCTCTTCGGAAAGCTATACAGAAAACATGAGGCTTCTTGATCAATCTATTCAGACTCAACATAAGGAAACCAAACATCAAGACAAGAGTAGTAGTAATACTAACAAAAGTTTTCAAACTCCAGAACCCCTTGTTGCTACTACGCGTCCCTCATCGAACGCTTTCACTATATCTTTTGCAAATATAAATCCGAAAAACGAGATCCTCAAGTTTCCTGATTCGGTTGGGTATGAAGCTGCGAATACCACAAAGGTTATAGCAACGGCTAGAAATAACACTCAGGCACAAGATCATGTTTTGGCAGAGAGGAAGAGAAGAGAAAAGATGAATCAACACTTCATATCTTTATCTGCCCTCCTTCCTAACCTTAAAAAG ATGGATAAGGCATCGGTGTTGGAAGATGCATCTAATTACATAAAAGAACTTCAAGATCGCGTAAAGGAGCTTGAGGGATTACAAAGCACTAAGAGAAAGGCTGTTCAAGAATGTGTTATTTCCATGAAGAGATCTAGAATCAACAATAGTGACGATGAATACTCTTCGTCAGATGAAACGGACTCTAGAGAGAGTACCTCCCCTTGCAAGTCGTCTCCTGAGATCGAAGTACGGATATCAGGAAGTAGTGTGCTAGTAAGAGTTCATTGTCAGAAAAACATTTCTTCCTTGGTGAATATATTAAACAAGATGCAGAAGCTTGGGTTGTCAATCATCAGTAGTAGTGCCATGCCATTTGCAAAGACCACTATTCTTATCACCATTGTTGCCCAG ATTGAAGATGACTTCTGTATGACAACAAAAGAACTTGTGACAAACCTTCAACTAGCTATGTAA